From Panicum hallii strain FIL2 chromosome 2, PHallii_v3.1, whole genome shotgun sequence, a single genomic window includes:
- the LOC112880840 gene encoding uncharacterized protein LOC112880840 encodes MSGGDVSRVLSVHRGPVRRLSLGWRSWSGNYPDLDAWLRFPALDGLQELELWHGFTHPAPMPPAAFRLSASLRGLGLSGGVSNFCGGEFVLFPAEDVDRLHFPHLEQLTMKCVDIAETVLHALLSKCPVLESLVLSQNEGFHRLRISSPTLSSLGVSDDREELWDLERLKEVVIEDAPLLERFFIRHSEEGDGDAFAGSPPWRRFLEPRKRGCSRPAARGSQHPPAKHRNRGPDLISNLPDAILATIISLLPTDDGARTQALATRWRHLWRSAPLNLCDDDLVGYDDLCGLEEHGWIADLVSRVLFAHRGPVRRLSLVSHRYPDLDGWLRSPAVDNLEELELWDGFAPTALPPAAFRFSSSLRALSVSAGREVVVNFPAEDVDRFHFPHLKHLTIRCVEIDESSLHTLCCPKWGLPMRPNQVPNP; translated from the exons ATGTCCGGCGGCGACGTCTCCCGCGTCCTCTCGGTGCACCGTGGCCCCGtccgccgcctctccctcgGCTGGCGCAGCTGGAGCGGCAACTACCCCGACCTCGACGCCTGGCTCCGGTTCCCCGCGCTCGACGGCCTGCAGGAGCTCGAGCTCTGGCACGGGTTCACGCACCCGGCGCCAatgccgccggccgcgttccgGCTGTCGGCCTCCCTCCGCGGCCTCGGCCTCAGCGGCGGCGTCAGCAACTTTTGCGGCGGCGAGTTCGTCTTATTCCCAGCGGAGGACGTGGACAGGCTCCACTTCCCCCACCTCGAGCAGCTCACGATGAAGTGCGTCGACATTGCCGAGACCGTGCTCCACGCCCTGCTGTCCAAATGCCCCGTGCTTGAGAGCTTGGTGCTCAGCCAAAATGAGGGTTTCCATCGCCTCCGGATCAGCTCCCCTACCCTTAGTAGCCTTGGGGTTTCGGATGACCGCGAAGAGCTCTGGGATCTTGAGAGGCTGAAAGAAGTCGTCATCGAGGATGCCCCTCTCCTGGAAAGGTTCTTCATCAGGCATTCGGAAGAGGGAGATGGAGATG CATTCGCCGGCTCGCCGCCATGGCGGCGGTTCCTGGAGCCAAGAAAGCGAGGGTGcagccggccggcggcgcgcggcagccaACATCCACCAGCGAAGCACCGGAACCGCGGTCCCGACCTCATCAGTAACCTCCCGGACGCCATCCTCGCCACCATCATCTCCCTCCTCCCCACCGACGACGGCGCCCGCACGCAAGCCCTCGCCACCCGGTGGCGCCACCTCTGGCGCTCCGCCCCCCTCAACCTCTGCGACGACGACCTCGTCGGCTATGACGACCTCTGTGGCCTCGAGGAGCACGGCTGGATCGCCGATCTCGTCTCCCGCGTCCTCTTCGCTCACCGGGGCCCCGtccgccgcctctccctcgTCTCCCACAGGTACCCCGATCTGGACGGCTGGCTCCGGTCCCCCGCGGTCGACAACCTCGAGGAGCTCGAGCTATGGGACGGCTTCGCGCCGAccgcgctgccgccggccgcgttccgGTTCTCGTCCTCCCTCCGCGCCCTCAGCGTCAGCGCCGGCCGCGAGGTAGTCGTCAATTTCCCCGCCGAAGATGTCGATAGGTTCCATTTCCCCCACCTCAAGCATCTCACGATCCGGTGCGTCGAGATCGACGAGAGCTCGCTCCACACACTCTGCTGTCCAAAATGGGGGCTCCCGATGCGTCCGAATCAGGTCCCGAACCCTTAA